The Fervidibacillus albus genome contains a region encoding:
- the paaD gene encoding 1,2-phenylacetyl-CoA epoxidase subunit PaaD — protein sequence MVENDSLKEKVWLALQSVTDPEIPAVSVIDLGMVERVSVEGRTAKIEVLPTFVGCPALELIRKEIRKAVEGINGIDHAEVFFIYEPPWTSNRITETGRKRLKQFGIAPPPTVEGETNEWSVDCPYCGSTLTTMENVFGPTACRSIFYCKHCKNPFEAMKPVGYFKETID from the coding sequence ATGGTTGAAAACGATTCTTTAAAGGAAAAAGTTTGGCTTGCCTTACAATCGGTGACCGATCCGGAAATTCCTGCAGTGAGCGTTATCGATTTAGGGATGGTCGAACGTGTTTCGGTCGAAGGACGTACAGCAAAAATTGAAGTGTTACCTACGTTCGTCGGCTGTCCAGCGTTGGAACTCATTCGAAAGGAAATACGCAAAGCTGTGGAAGGCATCAACGGAATCGACCATGCGGAAGTATTCTTTATTTACGAACCGCCATGGACGTCGAACCGGATTACAGAAACGGGAAGGAAACGGTTAAAACAATTTGGTATTGCACCCCCACCGACCGTTGAAGGGGAGACGAACGAATGGTCGGTCGACTGTCCCTATTGCGGTTCCACGCTTACGACGATGGAAAACGTATTCGGACCGACTGCTTGCCGAAGTATTTTTTACTGTAAACATTGTAAAAACCCCTTTGAAGCAATGAAACCGGTCGGTTATTTCAAAGAAACAATCGATTGA
- the paaX gene encoding phenylacetic acid degradation operon negative regulatory protein PaaX, with amino-acid sequence MATLNTRSMIFTLYGDYIRHYGGEIWIGSLIKLLKEFGHNEQSVRAAISRMYKQGWVRSRKEGNRSYYFLSEIGKDRMEEAAERIFKLKPNIWDGKWRMLIYSIPEEKRHIRDELRRELIWSGFGSLANGVWISPNDLTKQVNTLIEKYEMGPFVHYFISTYGGPNENETFVSTCWNLDEINEKYANFIVQYEKKLTSDMKAIDAGEKTDAECFVEKTKLVHEFRKFLFIDPGLPECLLPKRWFGNKAQTIFSDYYKLLAGPATRFFERIIREGDGSIRRVTNDDVFHHPLMMERQ; translated from the coding sequence ATGGCTACATTGAATACTCGCTCGATGATTTTTACCCTTTACGGGGACTATATTCGCCATTACGGAGGGGAAATATGGATCGGTAGTTTAATTAAATTGTTGAAGGAGTTCGGTCATAATGAACAATCGGTTCGGGCGGCAATATCCCGAATGTATAAACAAGGATGGGTTCGCTCGCGAAAGGAAGGGAATCGAAGTTATTATTTTTTATCCGAAATCGGTAAGGACCGGATGGAGGAAGCTGCGGAAAGAATTTTTAAATTAAAACCGAACATATGGGACGGAAAATGGCGAATGCTCATTTACTCAATTCCGGAAGAAAAACGACATATTCGGGATGAATTGCGGAGGGAATTAATATGGAGCGGGTTCGGTTCGTTGGCTAATGGCGTCTGGATTTCACCGAACGATTTAACGAAGCAAGTAAACACTTTAATTGAAAAATATGAAATGGGCCCCTTCGTCCATTATTTTATTTCTACTTACGGTGGTCCTAACGAAAATGAAACGTTCGTTTCGACGTGTTGGAATCTTGATGAAATTAACGAAAAATACGCAAACTTTATCGTTCAATATGAGAAAAAATTGACGAGCGATATGAAAGCCATCGATGCGGGGGAAAAAACGGATGCCGAATGTTTTGTTGAAAAGACGAAACTCGTCCATGAATTTAGAAAGTTTTTATTTATCGATCCGGGTCTTCCGGAGTGTTTGCTTCCAAAGCGGTGGTTTGGCAACAAAGCACAAACAATATTTTCGGACTATTATAAATTATTGGCAGGGCCGGCGACTCGTTTTTTCGAAAGAATCATTCGGGAAGGGGACGGATCGATTCGACGAGTTACGAATGATGATGTGTTTCACCATCCCCTTATGATGGAGCGTCAGTGA
- a CDS encoding 3-hydroxyacyl-CoA dehydrogenase, whose product MEEGDRLKEQSVAIIGAGVMGRGIAYVFANAGMKTSLIDVKETALIEGKKEIDRLFTESLERGKITKKQMVERKNQLTFTTDWQQACAEVDLLVEAVPENMELKRNVFKQMDELAPPDCIFATNTSTMSPTELGSITNRPDQVIAMHFFNPVHKMKFIEIAKGMETSEKTVRKVQEFARAIGKETIVINEFPGFITSRISALIGNEAFYMLQEGVAAPEEIDKAMKLGLNFPMGPFELGDLVGLDTRLNNLKYLHEKLGEKYRPAPLLEQYVAAGRLGRKTGRGVYDYSEKQN is encoded by the coding sequence ATGGAAGAAGGTGATCGTTTGAAAGAACAATCCGTTGCAATTATCGGTGCCGGTGTCATGGGACGGGGAATCGCTTACGTCTTCGCCAATGCCGGTATGAAAACATCCCTCATCGATGTGAAGGAAACGGCTTTAATCGAAGGGAAAAAAGAAATCGATCGACTTTTTACTGAATCACTTGAACGGGGAAAAATTACGAAAAAACAAATGGTAGAAAGGAAGAATCAACTCACCTTTACGACAGACTGGCAACAAGCTTGTGCCGAAGTGGATCTTCTCGTCGAAGCGGTTCCTGAAAATATGGAATTAAAAAGAAACGTATTTAAACAGATGGATGAACTTGCTCCACCTGATTGTATTTTCGCAACGAATACGTCAACGATGAGCCCGACGGAACTCGGTTCGATAACGAATCGACCGGATCAAGTCATCGCGATGCATTTTTTTAACCCCGTTCATAAAATGAAGTTTATTGAAATTGCAAAAGGAATGGAAACGAGTGAGAAGACTGTTCGAAAGGTGCAGGAATTTGCGAGAGCAATTGGAAAAGAAACGATTGTCATCAATGAATTTCCAGGATTTATTACGAGTCGAATTAGTGCACTAATCGGTAATGAAGCATTTTACATGTTGCAAGAAGGTGTAGCTGCACCGGAAGAAATCGATAAGGCGATGAAACTCGGTTTAAATTTTCCGATGGGTCCCTTCGAGTTGGGCGATTTAGTCGGTCTCGATACCCGATTAAATAATTTAAAATATTTGCATGAAAAATTAGGAGAAAAATATCGGCCGGCTCCCCTTTTGGAACAGTACGTTGCAGCAGGAAGGCTCGGCCGAAAAACGGGACGAGGTGTTTATGACTATTCCGAGAAGCAAAACTAA
- a CDS encoding enoyl-CoA hydratase-related protein, with amino-acid sequence MFETIRFEKKEGLAWIRFNRPEHLNAFTKRMHKEISCALKDVKKDEEIRTLIFTGVGRAFSSGQDLKDVQGATDYGDYLRETYNPLISEIVSLEKPVIAAVNGVVAGAGFSLALACDFRLVSTRAKFTEAFIHVGLVPDSGHLFFLPRIIGYAKAMELTVLGGDVSPEEAKKLGLATKLFAPDRFEEEVRSFAKYISTLPTKTIGLIKKQMHESFHHNLQEMLEREAYAQQVAGKTEDHREGVSAFLEKRKPNFKGK; translated from the coding sequence ATGTTTGAAACGATTCGATTTGAAAAAAAGGAAGGTTTGGCATGGATCCGGTTCAATCGTCCGGAACATTTAAATGCATTTACGAAAAGGATGCATAAAGAGATTAGCTGTGCGTTAAAGGACGTAAAAAAGGATGAGGAAATTCGAACTTTGATTTTTACTGGAGTAGGAAGGGCGTTTAGTTCCGGACAAGACTTAAAGGATGTACAAGGTGCGACGGATTACGGAGATTATTTACGGGAAACGTATAATCCGCTCATTTCGGAAATCGTTTCATTGGAAAAACCCGTGATCGCAGCAGTAAATGGTGTTGTCGCTGGAGCCGGTTTTAGCTTGGCGTTGGCGTGCGATTTTCGACTCGTATCTACTCGAGCCAAGTTTACTGAGGCGTTCATCCATGTGGGACTCGTCCCGGATTCTGGACATTTGTTTTTTTTACCACGGATTATCGGTTATGCTAAGGCGATGGAATTGACCGTTCTTGGAGGGGACGTATCTCCCGAAGAGGCCAAAAAACTCGGTCTCGCAACGAAGCTGTTTGCCCCCGACCGATTTGAAGAAGAAGTGCGATCCTTTGCGAAATATATAAGTACTTTGCCAACGAAAACGATCGGACTCATAAAAAAGCAGATGCATGAAAGTTTCCATCATAATTTACAAGAGATGTTGGAACGGGAGGCATACGCCCAACAAGTGGCTGGCAAAACGGAAGATCATCGGGAAGGGGTTTCCGCCTTTCTCGAAAAAAGAAAGCCGAATTTCAAAGGGAAATAA
- a CDS encoding enoyl-CoA hydratase-related protein: METILLEKQNNCLIVTLNRPERLNAMNYQMLLELGEIVERIRYDSDVRVVLFTGSGEKSFSSGADLKERKRLGEREVKRNVHKTRSVFQQIADLPQPVIAAVNGYAFGGGFELMLACDFRVAVKEAKMGLTEVSWGIIPGAGGTQRLPRLIGEAKAKELIFTAKKICAEEAFSYGLLTKVVEREELMQESMRLAKTLMENGPIAIAQAKFAMNQGMGLDLKAGLEIEGKAYEVTIPTSDRLEALQAFAEKRKPIFKGE; this comes from the coding sequence ATGGAAACAATTCTTTTAGAAAAACAAAATAACTGTCTCATCGTTACGTTAAATCGACCGGAACGTTTAAATGCGATGAATTATCAAATGTTACTGGAACTTGGGGAAATTGTGGAAAGGATTCGATATGATTCCGACGTGCGCGTAGTTCTTTTCACCGGTTCCGGCGAAAAGTCCTTTAGCTCAGGAGCTGATTTAAAAGAAAGGAAACGTTTAGGGGAGAGAGAAGTTAAACGAAACGTGCATAAAACCCGTTCCGTTTTTCAACAAATTGCCGATCTCCCTCAACCAGTCATTGCCGCTGTAAATGGATATGCCTTCGGAGGTGGTTTTGAATTAATGTTAGCATGTGATTTTCGAGTGGCTGTCAAAGAAGCGAAAATGGGATTGACCGAGGTTAGCTGGGGGATTATCCCGGGTGCTGGTGGAACGCAACGATTACCTCGGCTCATCGGAGAAGCGAAGGCGAAGGAATTGATTTTTACAGCGAAAAAAATATGTGCCGAAGAAGCCTTTTCCTACGGATTATTGACAAAGGTAGTGGAAAGGGAGGAATTGATGCAGGAAAGTATGCGTTTGGCAAAAACGTTAATGGAAAACGGACCGATTGCGATTGCACAAGCGAAATTTGCAATGAACCAAGGAATGGGACTCGATTTGAAAGCCGGTTTGGAAATTGAAGGAAAGGCGTATGAAGTAACGATTCCGACGTCCGACCGACTGGAGGCATTGCAAGCCTTCGCGGAAAAAAGAAAGCCGATTTTCAAAGGGGAATAA
- a CDS encoding enoyl-CoA hydratase/isomerase family protein: MENNLYMEKKQNGPIASITLNRPSVLNALNRKMVNEIVASLKQFDANDEIRVIVINGKGKAFAAGADIEELASDDPVSLEQTNPFAEWDQIYTIKKPIIGAVHGYCLGGGFELSLACDLLIAAEGTKFGFPEVKLGVMPGAGGTQWLTKFIGKTKAMEWLWTGDLYDALEAYRYGIVNKIVPKQLLMEETMKWAEKIAAQPPLSIRFIKEAVYKAIDRPLDEGMHFERKNFSLLFASNDQKEGMQAFLEKRNPKFMGK, encoded by the coding sequence ATGGAAAATAATTTGTATATGGAAAAGAAACAAAACGGCCCGATTGCTTCGATTACTCTCAACCGTCCATCTGTGTTAAATGCACTCAATCGGAAAATGGTAAACGAAATCGTCGCCAGTTTGAAACAATTCGATGCAAATGATGAGATTCGAGTCATCGTCATTAACGGGAAAGGAAAGGCCTTTGCCGCAGGGGCGGATATAGAAGAGTTGGCATCCGATGATCCGGTCTCCCTCGAACAAACAAATCCGTTTGCTGAATGGGATCAAATATACACGATTAAAAAACCGATTATCGGTGCAGTTCACGGTTATTGCCTTGGCGGCGGTTTTGAATTATCCCTTGCCTGTGATTTGTTAATTGCTGCGGAAGGAACGAAATTCGGATTTCCAGAAGTAAAACTTGGTGTCATGCCCGGAGCAGGTGGAACCCAGTGGTTAACGAAATTTATCGGGAAGACGAAGGCGATGGAATGGTTATGGACGGGGGATTTGTACGATGCGTTAGAAGCGTATCGCTACGGTATTGTCAACAAAATCGTACCGAAACAATTGCTTATGGAGGAAACGATGAAATGGGCGGAAAAAATTGCTGCCCAACCGCCCCTTTCCATTCGGTTTATTAAAGAAGCGGTATATAAGGCAATCGATCGACCGTTGGATGAAGGTATGCATTTTGAACGAAAAAATTTTTCCTTATTATTTGCATCAAACGATCAAAAGGAAGGCATGCAAGCTTTTCTCGAAAAAAGAAATCCGAAGTTCATGGGAAAATAA
- a CDS encoding EthD family reductase — MYKMIALFKQPSDPVRFDDYYFHVHIPLTKKIPGLKDINITKFKKGSPYYLMCEMVYESKEAFKVASQTPESKESGKDVMNFAGNLVTFLFGEDVDDGK; from the coding sequence ATGTATAAAATGATTGCCCTTTTTAAACAACCGAGTGATCCTGTTCGCTTTGATGACTATTATTTTCACGTTCATATTCCTCTGACAAAAAAGATTCCTGGATTAAAAGATATAAATATTACGAAATTCAAAAAGGGGAGCCCGTACTATTTAATGTGTGAAATGGTGTATGAATCAAAGGAAGCGTTCAAAGTCGCATCGCAAACACCGGAGTCGAAGGAATCGGGGAAGGATGTGATGAATTTCGCTGGCAATTTAGTCACCTTTTTATTTGGGGAAGATGTCGATGATGGAAAATAA
- a CDS encoding acetyl-CoA C-acyltransferase → MEEVVIVDAVRTPIGKYNGALKCVRPDDLAAVVIKALIERNRKLPIDEIEEVVFGNANQAGEDNRNVARMSLLLAGLPVHVAGTTVNRLCGSGLDAVNYAARAIMVGDGDIFIAGGTESMTRAPFVMAKPTTEFPRGSVELVDTTIGWRFVHPKMDEMYGTESMPETAENVAKEFSISRTEQDQFAFMSQKRAAKAIREGKLKDELVPVTYERKDGQRVTVTEDEHPRPNTTIDKLSNLPPLFPDGTITAGNASGINDGAAALLLMSRTRANQLGIRPIAKYRGSAVTGVEPRIMGIGPIYAAKKVCRRLGLTMEDIDLIELNEAFASQTIACMRELNLNRDKVNVNGGAIAFGHPLGASGARILTTLIHEMKRSNVRYGMATMCVGVGQGIATIVEKIQQ, encoded by the coding sequence GTGGAAGAAGTAGTTATTGTCGATGCCGTTCGAACACCGATTGGGAAATATAACGGTGCTTTAAAATGTGTACGACCGGATGATTTGGCTGCCGTCGTCATTAAGGCGTTAATTGAACGAAATCGAAAACTCCCAATTGATGAAATTGAGGAAGTGGTGTTCGGGAATGCGAATCAAGCCGGTGAAGATAATCGGAATGTGGCAAGAATGTCCTTATTGTTGGCCGGATTACCTGTTCATGTGGCGGGAACGACAGTGAACCGGCTATGCGGCTCTGGTTTAGATGCGGTCAATTATGCGGCAAGGGCTATCATGGTAGGAGACGGAGATATTTTTATTGCCGGTGGGACGGAAAGTATGACGCGGGCCCCCTTTGTTATGGCCAAACCGACGACTGAATTTCCGAGGGGTTCGGTGGAACTCGTTGATACGACGATCGGTTGGCGATTCGTTCATCCGAAAATGGATGAAATGTACGGAACGGAATCGATGCCTGAGACGGCGGAAAATGTGGCGAAGGAATTTTCCATTTCGAGGACAGAGCAAGACCAATTTGCATTTATGAGTCAAAAACGGGCAGCGAAAGCAATTCGGGAAGGAAAATTGAAAGACGAGCTCGTACCTGTTACATACGAAAGAAAGGACGGTCAACGCGTTACCGTTACCGAAGATGAACATCCCCGACCGAATACGACAATTGACAAACTATCCAATCTTCCTCCCCTTTTTCCTGACGGGACGATAACGGCCGGAAATGCTTCTGGGATCAATGACGGAGCCGCCGCCCTATTATTAATGAGTCGGACAAGGGCGAATCAGCTTGGCATCCGCCCGATTGCAAAATATCGGGGTAGCGCAGTAACTGGAGTGGAACCGCGTATTATGGGGATTGGGCCAATATATGCGGCAAAAAAAGTTTGCAGACGGCTCGGATTAACGATGGAAGATATCGATTTAATCGAATTAAATGAAGCCTTTGCATCCCAAACAATCGCCTGTATGCGGGAATTGAATTTGAATCGAGATAAGGTGAATGTAAACGGAGGTGCGATCGCTTTCGGTCATCCGTTAGGTGCAAGTGGTGCGAGAATTTTGACGACGTTAATCCACGAAATGAAACGATCGAACGTCCGATATGGAATGGCTACGATGTGCGTCGGTGTCGGGCAAGGGATCGCAACAATCGTGGAAAAAATCCAACAATAA